Proteins co-encoded in one Quercus robur chromosome 8, dhQueRobu3.1, whole genome shotgun sequence genomic window:
- the LOC126694984 gene encoding putative FBD-associated F-box protein At3g50710 — protein sequence MTLSLSLSLLKKKKKKEKETVTPAFQPLASANPKPLTSLMAESSTQSNSKRQTLSPGKDAVVDRISSLPESLLCHILSFLPTKELIATSILSTRWKLLWTLVPKLDLDSDKINTLELSLHDDDVEDAREIMFAHVVSSVLAQQECGELQTFRLRWEIWSDGSHLDAWLGTAAARKVKELDLEILMYDSDVGNLKLPPSFFSCRTLVVLKLSGDIDIDIDIDTPSLSFNFPSLKILHLVEISLPMPSIMYSQEHSFLRLLSGCPVLEDLSFTTTDFSEGEYKLCVPTLKRLSFGETDFNYSDYELEINAPALEYFEFYGDLRAIKFYEKLDNVVQSDVYISRYVPEGFRRKWVFNLFAALNNVKFLSFSPRGTEWHNLGNIYPSSFQNLVELKFKVNGCSWNVLQDLLQKAPNLETLVITNGYDSVESNLYWKEPQYDPANLSSLTSFYYRGFKGLKDEVELVKYVLKEARVLKTATFQVSSGESKESVLEKLSMFPRCSTTCLLRVE from the exons atgactctctctctctctctctctctcttaaaaaaaaagaaaaaaaaggaaaaagaaactgtAACTCCAGCATTCCAACCGTTAGCTTCAGCAAACCCTAAACCTTTGACCTCTTTGATGGCCGAATCGTCCactcaatcaaattcaaaacgcCAGACACTCTCTCCCGGAAAAGATGCAGTGGTCGACAGGATCAGTAGTCTACCGGAATCTCTTCTCTGCCACATTCTCTCCTTCCTTCCAACCAAAGAGTTAATCGCCACAAGCATTTTGTCAACCAGGTGGAAGCTCCTTTGGACTCTCGTCCCAAAGCTAGACCTCGACAGTGACAAGATCAACACTTTGGAGCTTTCGCttcatgatgatgatgttgaagaTGCACGTGAGATCATGTTTGCACATGTTGTGTCAAGTGTTTTGGCTCAACAAGAATGTGGAGAGCTCCAAACTTTTCGCCTCAGATGGGAAATTTGGTCGGACGGTTCCCATCTCGACGCATGGCTTGGCACTGCTGCTGCTCGTAAAGTCAAAGAACTTGATCTCGAAATTTTAATGTACGACAGTGATGTGGGAAATCTGAAATTGCCTCCAAGCTTTTTCTCTTGTAGGACATTAGTGGTTCTGAAATTAAGCGgtgatattgatattgatattgatattgacACTCCTTCATTATCCTTTAATTTCCCGAGCCTAAAGATACTGCATCTAGTAGAAATTTCATTGCCAATGCCGAGTATCATGTATTCACAGGAACACTCTTTCTTGAGGCTCCTTTCTGGCTGCCCTGTCCTCGAAGATTTGTCATTTACAACAACTGACTTTTCCGAGGGTGAGTATAAATTATGTGTACCCACGCTGAAACGCTTAAGTTTCGGAGAAACTGATTTTAATTACTCTGATTATGAACTCGAAATAAACGCCCCAGCTCTCGAGTACTTTGAATTCTATGGTGATCTACGCGCCATCAAATTCTATGAAAAACTAGACAACGTAGTTCAGTCGGATGTCTATATTTCTAGGTATGTACCTGAAGGATTCCGTAGGAAATGGGTGTTCAATCTTTTTGCTGCACTGAATAACGTCAAATTCCTCTCATTTTCTCCAAGGGGCACAGAG TGGCACAACTTGGGAAATATTTATCCTTCCTCATTCCAGAATTTGGTCGAACTAAAATTTAAAGTGAATGGTTGTAGCTGGAATGTGCTACAAGACTTGCTCCAAAAAGCTCCTAATCTAGAAACTCTTGTTATTACTAAC GGTTATGATTCCGTTGAAAGCAACTTATATTGGAAGGAGCCACAATATGATCCTGCTAATCTGTCATCACTCACAAGTTTTTATTACAGAGGATTTAAAGGTTTGAAGGATGAAGTGGAACTTGTGAAATATGTTCTAAAGGAGGCAAGAGTTTTGAAGACAGCAACATTTCAAGTTTCTAGTGGAGAGTCGAAGGAAAGTGTTCTTGAGAAACTATCAATGTTCCCAAGGTGCTCAACAACATGTCTACTTAGAGTTGAATGA
- the LOC126696037 gene encoding FBD-associated F-box protein At5g18780-like translates to MAESKRQTLSPGKDGVVNKISNLPESLLCHILSFLPTKDSIATSILSTRWKLLWTLVPMLDLDSDTINTSELSVDDDDDDDEDD, encoded by the coding sequence ATGGCCGAATCAAAACGCCAGACACTTTCTCCCGGAAAAGATGGAGTGGTCAACAAGATCAGTAATCTACCGGAATCTCTTCTTTGCCACATCCTCTCCTTCCTTCCAACCAAAGACTCAATCGCCACAAGCATTTTGTCAACCAGGTGGAAGCTCCTTTGGACTCTCGTCCCAATGCTAGACCTCGACAGTGATACGATTAACACTTCGGAGCTTtcagttgatgatgatgatgatgatgatgaagatgattaa
- the LOC126696038 gene encoding uncharacterized protein LOC126696038 — protein sequence MLQDLLHNAPNLETLVVTKWHNVGNIYPSSFQNLVQLDFNVTDCNWPMLQDLLQNAPNLETLVVTKEPQYDRDYLSSHLTSFYYGGFEGLKDEEEFVKYILKEARVLKTATIQVYRGKSKENVLEKLAQ from the exons ATGTTACAAGACTTGCTCCATAATGCTCCTAATCTAGAAACTCTTGTTGTTACTAAG TGGCACAACGTAGGAAATATTTATCCTTCCTCATTCCAGAATTTGGTCCAACTGGACTTTAATGTTACTGATTGTAACTGGCCAATGTTACAAGACTTGCTCCAGAATGCTCCTAATCTAGAAACTCTTGTTGTTACTAAG GAGCCACAATATGATCGTGACTATCTGTCATCACATCTTACAAGTTTTTATTATGGAGGATTTGAAGGTTTGAAAGATGAAGaggaatttgtaaaatatattctaaaggAGGCAAGAGTTTTGAAGACAGcaacaattcaagtttatagAGGAAAGTCGAAGGAAAATGTTCTTGAGAAACTTGCCCAATGA